One window from the genome of Bacillus weihaiensis encodes:
- a CDS encoding transposase — MNDIFVKSLYETIVKENLQLYKDLYETTNVNSKTDDYWKKAICFYDSLTDENKDTLMKIIEQTMIDTISNMLGVIDGSSTLKDCSLEPKLLLDSIDTDGELQDSFLEFIEDRDSNS; from the coding sequence ATGAATGATATTTTTGTTAAATCACTTTATGAGACTATAGTTAAAGAGAACCTTCAACTATACAAAGACTTGTATGAAACAACGAATGTTAATTCTAAAACAGATGATTATTGGAAAAAAGCTATTTGTTTTTACGATAGTTTAACTGACGAAAATAAAGATACACTAATGAAGATAATTGAACAAACTATGATTGATACTATTTCAAACATGCTAGGAGTGATTGATGGAAGTTCGACTTTAAAAGATTGTTCGTTAGAACCTAAATTACTGCTCGATTCTATTGATACGGACGGAGAACTGCAAGATTCGTTTTTAGAATTCATAGAAGATAGAGATAGTAACAGTTAA
- a CDS encoding carcinine hydrolase/isopenicillin-N N-acyltransferase family protein: MFIGMTLVTCEETRPGINFYFAIRYILEHCHNVNEAVEVLRGFHTSLSNNYLVADKN, from the coding sequence TTGTTCATTGGTATGACTCTTGTTACTTGTGAAGAAACAAGACCTGGCATTAACTTCTATTTCGCTATTAGATATATATTGGAACATTGTCATAATGTAAACGAGGCGGTTGAAGTGTTGCGTGGTTTCCACACTTCACTCAGTAATAATTATTTAGTTGCTGATAAAAATTGA
- a CDS encoding discoidin domain-containing protein, which yields MVALVLSDNENASTWLETALKAANTNTVTKTYFNLLVFGVVLLVLCMPFSTLSAEEINYESYNGFTTSEEIQYDLGELYQVAYIKSAWSKGHLRQTWNSLLETEIYGSVEVEQEPTVDVKELPILPSNEVHPKLWFDSSEIEEVYEKRVDLIAFAKTITNKDGTYTKVSFDALNLKPGQTYFFAMKSNDEAGNESAISNLYNCDPTISSSPVDETYRGIWIQHFSEKYYDVRYSLEPITEENWDMATKVTGEMFMMEGNEEYRQTAIDALVRAFDGPIPGDDEYIGVTEAYEIRYSTKPIDDSNKYFFSSDGVYREGSQYYIYSHLNLLPGSGAISIDYKHSSSVDEVSPASISNLMLNDNVFTWGPRPHNHRSKPAWGLGTFLYHYKNVSNVDLFPTYKPAFIWEFSDQRVGGTVSANGNLDTYILQNENKEVQFMNESDTTPLHPDAKWGNLFQWRYQQTDTTPWGGEFGNNTGASYDDSMDINESTGYINRSVAFPNQEYFVISDQLYTKYLTYDPTVKPIKPTESATQFFNEGGNHNHFDHLSFIIHAENQMMASDTGYSQTIFRNHWNDEESARYLLFHGQADMDQGEFLNYREIPLFESTEKLTLTMDVSWNQASKAEDVPTPLSVGQVQEMTIANKDGTNGEFELFLHGGRGTMRGEGDFRQWTYSNDLYGSASKMASWILSNDAELTNVNFMQILIPLSIDAKIPTVTNLSDSLNEAVTNAEFSYIRQNGLVQQFAVKAWPVDFEQNKTPISKYSMNTDFFDFQNHNFTKGYVSSNSDQYTMKLLIPEGKEVEKVVFDGTVIEFTQEGNYSVVNLSVSNNKGWMPNVEDSFLRHNFSQMVAGEATGQGSGAVQLTWTASGDDGEKGQAAFGGLLDDPNLNKVDVSNVIASTHDGIKVGDELNNISLLSNIASAETEFAEDVTKPSTVMDLTVKSATHNSVSLSWSAPYPSTPGSTETMLVDGLENSRTYYFAESNDPGEQEKSSDQDNKLPATATKSYAYDWMFSELTDEQHDHIRATLAKEAEDAIVTAETARQKIETEDDLELAILALNVPENTIDGDFTTRWSSEAIDGIGQWDFSIHTSIDGENWTTVIDHELTSGMTEEFETYYIEKSARYIRIEGFGNTASGPSDSCEDDRLHGYYGEMARIAKYNAFVDDKGEITYVKGDAAEYEYVKAQKEGKLGETIEVYPNKTVSVENTAVKIALPKDLPRGTKVTIEKHDPSNPSGQAIVSQSAINSLEEVQKDDDHQEDQSRDVITGYDEEAYKSDEVAIYYFNETTEKWEHNADDYAEALWKSISESGYLGAELPTVAGDVYTFTFEFPPGMESYTGKYLLTLQGGEVKNGTITLEVNHFSTYGVFAAVQQNPGNQEESSDPVDQEDSNSQDEKEKSSYGDNERRTWYRTAEAHNTVTLNGSYLLIGFLLILGGAIVLFVRRKERKIEEKQARFIDIENNTSKGENPLLFPPDS from the coding sequence TTGGTAGCTTTAGTTTTATCAGATAATGAAAACGCTTCCACTTGGTTGGAGACGGCTCTGAAAGCAGCAAACACAAATACAGTCACCAAAACATATTTTAATTTATTGGTTTTTGGCGTTGTGTTACTTGTATTGTGTATGCCGTTCTCCACTCTATCGGCAGAAGAGATTAATTATGAAAGTTATAATGGTTTTACAACTTCAGAAGAGATCCAGTATGATTTAGGTGAGTTATATCAAGTTGCTTACATCAAAAGTGCTTGGAGCAAAGGACATTTGAGACAAACATGGAATAGTTTACTAGAAACTGAAATTTATGGATCGGTAGAAGTGGAACAAGAACCAACAGTAGATGTGAAAGAGCTACCTATACTTCCGAGTAATGAGGTGCATCCAAAGTTATGGTTTGATTCTAGCGAAATTGAAGAAGTTTATGAGAAAAGAGTAGATTTAATCGCATTTGCAAAAACTATTACAAACAAGGATGGAACATATACAAAGGTATCGTTCGATGCATTAAACTTAAAGCCGGGTCAAACCTATTTCTTTGCCATGAAATCTAATGATGAAGCTGGAAATGAATCTGCCATTTCCAACTTATACAACTGTGATCCAACGATATCTAGTAGTCCTGTAGATGAAACCTATCGAGGAATTTGGATTCAACATTTTTCTGAAAAATATTATGATGTTCGTTATAGTCTTGAACCTATTACTGAAGAGAACTGGGACATGGCGACTAAAGTAACAGGAGAGATGTTCATGATGGAAGGGAACGAAGAGTACAGGCAAACGGCGATAGATGCTCTTGTAAGAGCATTTGATGGTCCAATTCCTGGAGATGATGAATACATTGGAGTAACAGAAGCATATGAAATACGTTATAGTACAAAACCAATTGATGATTCGAATAAATATTTCTTTAGTTCTGATGGTGTATATAGAGAAGGTTCACAATATTATATTTACTCGCATCTAAACTTACTTCCAGGTAGTGGGGCTATCTCGATTGACTATAAACATTCTAGTTCTGTTGATGAAGTAAGTCCTGCATCTATTAGTAATCTCATGCTTAATGATAATGTCTTTACTTGGGGACCACGTCCGCATAATCATCGCTCTAAACCTGCGTGGGGCTTAGGGACTTTTTTATACCACTATAAGAATGTATCAAATGTAGACTTATTTCCAACCTATAAACCTGCTTTCATATGGGAGTTTTCTGATCAGCGTGTGGGTGGAACTGTTTCAGCCAATGGAAACCTGGATACTTATATTCTGCAAAATGAAAATAAAGAAGTTCAATTTATGAATGAATCTGATACTACACCATTACATCCTGATGCCAAGTGGGGAAATTTATTTCAGTGGCGTTATCAACAAACGGATACAACTCCTTGGGGTGGCGAATTCGGTAATAACACAGGCGCCAGCTATGATGATTCGATGGATATTAACGAAAGTACAGGATATATTAATCGATCGGTAGCATTTCCAAATCAAGAATATTTTGTTATATCTGACCAATTATATACAAAATATTTAACCTATGATCCAACGGTTAAACCGATTAAACCTACAGAGTCTGCAACGCAATTTTTTAATGAAGGTGGTAACCACAATCATTTTGACCACTTAAGCTTCATTATACATGCTGAGAATCAAATGATGGCAAGTGATACTGGATATTCACAAACTATATTTAGAAACCATTGGAATGACGAAGAGAGCGCTCGTTATTTGTTGTTTCATGGACAAGCAGATATGGATCAAGGCGAGTTTTTAAATTACAGAGAAATACCATTATTTGAATCCACGGAAAAATTAACACTAACAATGGACGTGAGTTGGAATCAAGCATCAAAAGCTGAAGATGTACCTACTCCACTATCAGTTGGTCAAGTGCAGGAAATGACGATTGCAAATAAGGATGGTACAAACGGGGAGTTTGAACTATTTCTGCATGGTGGAAGAGGAACTATGAGAGGTGAGGGAGATTTTAGACAATGGACCTACTCAAATGATTTATATGGCTCTGCCTCAAAAATGGCATCATGGATTTTATCCAATGATGCAGAATTAACTAACGTTAATTTCATGCAAATTTTAATACCTTTGTCTATTGATGCGAAAATACCGACAGTTACTAATTTAAGTGATAGCTTAAATGAAGCAGTAACTAATGCTGAATTTTCATATATTCGACAAAATGGACTTGTTCAGCAATTTGCAGTAAAAGCTTGGCCTGTAGACTTTGAGCAAAATAAAACACCGATTTCCAAGTATAGCATGAATACGGACTTTTTTGATTTTCAAAACCATAATTTCACTAAAGGATATGTTTCTTCAAATTCTGACCAATACACGATGAAACTTTTAATTCCAGAAGGTAAAGAAGTCGAAAAGGTTGTTTTTGATGGTACAGTCATTGAGTTCACTCAAGAGGGGAATTATTCTGTTGTAAATCTATCTGTAAGTAATAATAAAGGGTGGATGCCAAATGTCGAGGATTCTTTTCTTAGACATAATTTCTCACAAATGGTTGCAGGGGAAGCAACAGGACAAGGATCAGGAGCAGTACAATTGACTTGGACCGCTTCAGGGGACGATGGAGAGAAGGGTCAAGCTGCCTTTGGGGGATTACTAGATGATCCAAACCTAAATAAAGTGGATGTATCCAATGTCATAGCTAGTACTCACGATGGAATAAAAGTAGGGGATGAGTTAAATAATATTTCATTGCTCTCAAACATAGCTAGTGCAGAGACTGAGTTTGCCGAGGACGTTACGAAGCCTTCAACAGTTATGGACCTTACTGTTAAATCAGCAACGCACAATAGTGTAAGCCTATCTTGGAGTGCACCTTACCCAAGTACACCTGGTTCAACGGAAACAATGTTAGTCGATGGTCTGGAAAATAGCAGAACCTATTATTTTGCAGAATCAAACGACCCAGGTGAACAAGAGAAATCAAGTGATCAAGATAATAAATTACCGGCTACAGCTACGAAAAGCTACGCGTATGATTGGATGTTTTCAGAATTAACAGATGAACAACACGATCATATTCGAGCAACTTTAGCGAAGGAAGCTGAAGATGCAATTGTGACTGCAGAAACTGCACGACAAAAGATAGAAACGGAAGATGATCTAGAATTAGCTATTTTAGCATTAAATGTTCCTGAAAATACTATAGATGGCGATTTTACAACACGCTGGTCTTCAGAAGCTATTGACGGAATAGGACAATGGGACTTTTCTATCCATACATCTATTGATGGGGAGAATTGGACGACAGTTATTGATCATGAGTTGACAAGTGGAATGACGGAAGAATTTGAAACGTATTACATTGAAAAATCAGCCCGCTATATACGGATCGAGGGATTTGGAAATACTGCTAGTGGTCCAAGTGATTCTTGTGAAGATGATCGTTTGCATGGTTATTATGGAGAGATGGCTAGAATTGCAAAATATAATGCCTTTGTGGATGATAAGGGAGAGATTACGTATGTAAAAGGCGATGCTGCAGAGTATGAATACGTAAAGGCCCAAAAAGAAGGAAAACTAGGAGAGACAATTGAAGTTTATCCTAACAAAACAGTGTCAGTTGAAAATACAGCTGTAAAAATTGCCTTGCCGAAAGATTTACCTCGAGGAACAAAGGTAACCATAGAAAAGCATGATCCAAGTAACCCAAGTGGACAAGCAATTGTCAGTCAATCTGCGATTAATAGTTTAGAAGAAGTACAAAAAGATGATGATCATCAAGAAGATCAGAGCAGAGATGTCATTACAGGATATGATGAAGAGGCGTACAAATCAGATGAAGTAGCGATTTATTATTTCAACGAAACAACCGAAAAATGGGAGCATAATGCGGATGATTATGCAGAAGCTTTATGGAAAAGCATCAGTGAAAGCGGGTATCTAGGAGCAGAGTTGCCAACAGTTGCTGGTGATGTGTATACCTTTACCTTCGAATTTCCACCCGGTATGGAGTCATACACTGGCAAATACCTTTTAACTTTACAAGGTGGAGAGGTTAAAAATGGGACAATAACATTAGAGGTTAATCACTTTTCAACTTACGGTGTGTTTGCAGCAGTCCAACAAAATCCAGGTAATCAAGAAGAATCAAGTGATCCAGTGGACCAAGAGGATTCAAACAGTCAAGATGAAAAAGAGAAGTCTAGTTATGGCGATAATGAGCGCCGCACTTGGTACCGTACTGCAGAGGCTCATAATACTGTCACTCTAAATGGATCATACTTACTAATAGGCTTCCTATTAATATTAGGTGGAGCAATTGTGTTATTTGTAAGAAGAAAAGAAAGGAAGATAGAGGAGAAACAAGCGCGTTTTATTGATATAGAAAACAACACTTCAAAAGGCGAGAACCCGCTGTTATTTCCTCCTGACAGCTAA